The Odocoileus virginianus isolate 20LAN1187 ecotype Illinois chromosome 30, Ovbor_1.2, whole genome shotgun sequence genome window below encodes:
- the RPE gene encoding ribulose-phosphate 3-epimerase isoform X4 yields MHFVPNITFGHPVVESLQKQLGQDPFFDMHMMVSRPEQWVKPMAVAGANQYTFHLEATDNPGALIKDIRENGMKVGLAIKPGTSVEYLAPWANQIDMALVMTVEPGFGGQKFMEDMMPKVHWLRTQFPSLDIEVDGGVGPDTIHKCAEAGANMIVSGSAIMRSEDPRSVINLLRNVCSEAAQKRSLDR; encoded by the exons GCATTTTGTTCCCAACATCACCTTTGGTCACCCTGTGGTAGAAAGCCTCCAAAAGCAGCTAGGCCAGGACCCTTTCTTTG ACATGCACATGATGGTGTCCAGGCCGGAACAGTGGGTAAAACCAATGGCTGTAGCAGGAGCCAATCAATATACCTTTCATCTCGAGGCTACTGACAACCCAGGAGCTTTGATCAAAGACATTCGGGAGAATGGAATGAAG GTTGGCCTTGCTATCAAACCAGGAACTTCAGTTGAGTATTTGGCACCATGGGCTAATCAAATAGATATGGCCTTGGTTATGACAGTGGAACCTGGGTTTGGAGGGCAGAAATTCATGGAAGATATGATGCCAAAG GTTCATTGGTTGAGGACCCAGTTCCCATCTTTGGACATTGAGGTGGATGGGGGAGTAGGTCCTGACACCATCCATAAGTGCGCAGAG GCAGGAGCTAACATGATTGTGTCTGGAAGTGCCATTATGAGAAGTGAAGACCCCAGATCTGTGATCAACCTGTTAAGAAACGTTTGCTCAGAAGCTGCTCAGAAACGTTCTCTTGATCGATGA
- the RPE gene encoding ribulose-phosphate 3-epimerase isoform X5 — MHMMVSRPEQWVKPMAVAGANQYTFHLEATDNPGALIKDIRENGMKVGLAIKPGTSVEYLAPWANQIDMALVMTVEPGFGGQKFMEDMMPKVHWLRTQFPSLDIEVDGGVGPDTIHKCAEAGANMIVSGSAIMRSEDPRSVINLLRNVCSEAAQKRSLDR; from the exons ATGCACATGATGGTGTCCAGGCCGGAACAGTGGGTAAAACCAATGGCTGTAGCAGGAGCCAATCAATATACCTTTCATCTCGAGGCTACTGACAACCCAGGAGCTTTGATCAAAGACATTCGGGAGAATGGAATGAAG GTTGGCCTTGCTATCAAACCAGGAACTTCAGTTGAGTATTTGGCACCATGGGCTAATCAAATAGATATGGCCTTGGTTATGACAGTGGAACCTGGGTTTGGAGGGCAGAAATTCATGGAAGATATGATGCCAAAG GTTCATTGGTTGAGGACCCAGTTCCCATCTTTGGACATTGAGGTGGATGGGGGAGTAGGTCCTGACACCATCCATAAGTGCGCAGAG GCAGGAGCTAACATGATTGTGTCTGGAAGTGCCATTATGAGAAGTGAAGACCCCAGATCTGTGATCAACCTGTTAAGAAACGTTTGCTCAGAAGCTGCTCAGAAACGTTCTCTTGATCGATGA